In Ovis canadensis isolate MfBH-ARS-UI-01 breed Bighorn chromosome 19, ARS-UI_OviCan_v2, whole genome shotgun sequence, the genomic window GACAAGTAATTTGTTTCATTATAAAAACATGGTATAAATTCATACGATCTCCTTAAAAAGTTACACATTGACTTTACAGGTGCTATATACAGATTCAGCTTACAGGTGCTATATACAGGTACAACAGTAATTTTTGTGCAAGTAGCCTTGTGAGAGCGTGATAGTATCTTCATCTGAGAGCTGAATAGATTTAGAAATTTAGGTCATTCGCCTCAGACTACACAGTTAGAGGTCTTGGAAGAGATTCCAAGTCTAACCTGACACTTCCTCAGGTTGTACATTACTGAATTGTAAAGGTTTCATTGTGCACATTTTTACAGAAGTTAGATAAAATTTTCAGAAGATCATAACTTTTCACGGGCAGAGTTTAAATCtggctaaaaaataaatgaaaataattcatttatggCATGTTTCCTTGCAGTGGGGTAAAATACTCATTAGGCAAAAACAGGTGAGAGTGGGAGAGTGTAATTAGAATAGTGGGGACTGTGACATCCTGGAGtgaaaaatatttgtcaaaaGGGGCAACTGCTCCAGCTAACTGTTGCATGTTGGtgtacatatttttcaaaatcagctggAAGTCTGGGTTTTTGTATGAAATCTTTTAAATGTTGATAGAATTTTAACATGGTGGCCAAACCAAACAGCTGCTGACTAGATTAGGAAGGCCAGCAATTTGTTTGATGAGCACATGCAAAAAAGGTGTGTTTTAAATAATATGCACTGTATAGAGTACTAGTCTTAATGCTAGTTTGTTTCAACTGTAGCTGAGAGTCGACCTGTATTGTGAGGAGGAGATTGTGTCTTGTTCTAATTCCTCCTTGTGGAAGATGGCTTTTTAGTTTCTCGGATCAGGTGGGTCTTTTATATGATGTGCAGTATTTTTAGACAAACTCAAACACAAAGTTCCTCTTTGAGGCCGAACACaacttattaaatatttgagagaaggctataagagaaatgcaagagCCAACTTCCCTATTTTTATTAATGGCAATGCGCTAGCTCTTAGTACGAGAGCTGTTTTCCAGGAAGGAACCCACTTGAAAACCTTCCTATTCCTCCCTAAGGAATCGGTCTCTGCTGGTTTAGCCTCAGAGTTTATCCCGAGGCGAAGAAATTTCGTGGTACGCCTGGAACCAGTTTCAATACGAAGCGTTCCGCGTTCTTCAGTAACTATAGGCGAGCCTGCGTCCCCGGAAGTGACGTCAACGTTCTTCAGTTCTTCCGTCTATCGGCGGAACTCCGGGCTCCCGGAGTTGCCGGTTGTGTACGTGGAAGCAGCTAGCACCTGCGCAGTTGGATCTGTCGTCTCAGCCGTGTGGGAAGCGCCGCGGGTAACATCTCGGGCTCGGGGGAGATCTTCGGGGTCATGGTTTCCCACTGACAGGGCTCGCCGAGTGGAGAAGCAGGCGAGGCTCTCCGTGCACCCTCCCCCGGGCCCCCGACCGTAGGCCTGTCCCTTGGCCTTCCCGCTTGGTGCTGCCGCTGCCCGGCGGTTGAGGAGGGGAGATGAGCTGGTTCAACGCCTCCCAGCTCTCCAGCTTCGCCAAGCAGGCCCTGTCTCAGGCCCAGAAGTCCATCGACAGGGTCCTGGACATCCAGGAAGAGGAGCCGAGCGCTTGGGCCGAAACCATTCCGTACGGAGAGCCAGGTAAGGGCGCGAGCGGCGGCGTCCCTCTATCCCCCGGGCGTCTCTCAAGAGGCCAACAGGTGAAGCGGGGGGCGGGAGGCCTGGCTCCTGCCTGTCTCTGAGCGACGGACTCCTGAGCGTCCTCGCCCCCAGCACGGCCCCGAACGCTGCTTTGGCCTCTCAGTTGAGCTTTGCTGGGGTCCCGAGGGAAAACCCAGCCCCAGGGTCCCTCCTTTCATGTGGCCCTGGGTTGGGGGCTGACGCGGACCCGATTCCGTGGGAGTGGCCCCGCGCCCTCGCTCCACAGACCACGGAGCACagtcccctctccccctcccccgagCCCCGGTGCGCTGCGTTCTCCGGACGCCGGGGGAGCCCAGTATCGAAATCGGTCCTCTGGGACGGGAAGAACAGTCGCAAACATTTCGCGAGCAGTGCGAGTTTGCAAGCgcttcctgttctctgttatgaCCGTCTCTCCTGAGACCGCTCCTCGGGTTCGGGTGCTGCTCTGAGTGTGGTACCGAGACGCGCGGTCACTTCCTCTCGGCCGCTCCACCAGGGGGAGGGTCCGTGGGGGCGCGCCGGGCGATTGCGGGTTGCTGCGCAGTCTAGTCCCTGAGAGCCCAGTCTCTTTCTCAGAGACCTTGGGCTTCATCTTTCAGGGATCTTCAGTTGTTTTTGGCGCTAAGTCTAAGGAACAGTTTATCCTTTTGGTGTGTGGCTTGAGGATGGCCCCTCTTTCGGAGTGTGAACctgtaagagaataaattatTCCTGACTACTACTTTCTGGTTTCTAATTTTACATCGTTGAGAAGTCAGGACCTAAATTTGAGGTACCTCATTTTAAGATGGTTTGGCGCAAGTGTTTATGTCAGCATCCTGTTAacttcagtcctgaatattcattggaaggactgatgttgaagctgaaactgcaatgctttggctacctgatgcgaagaactggcttattggaaaagaccctgatgctgggaaagattgaaggcaggaggagaaggggacgacagaggatgagatggttggatggtatcaccgactcaatggacatgagtttgagtaaactcctggagttggtgatggacagggaggcctggtgtgctgaagtccatggggtcgcaaagaatctgacacgactgagctactgaactgaactgcataggACCTTGGTGGGAGTAGCTCAACTTCCTTTTTATCAGGCTACCCCACATATTGAATGACTAAACTTTGAAAGAGAATATTAATTGTAAGGATACTTCTTTCTGTGACACCCGGGACTTGAATCCTGTACtgtgacttcattttttaaaaaaaataggttatCCAGAATAGGTTCAGGTTTTAGTGAAATGCCATAAGTGTTCACTGATCACCTGTGTTTTATGTTGCTATCACTAAAAGATGACCAGTGATTATCACATATTTATAATCACAATCACAAGTGGATATCGCATAACCCGGCGATTTGTGTAAAACTTTCTCCAATTGGCAAATTTGAGTTCTGTCATTCATTGACATAACTTAATATAGCACTTTATTTTGCTCATTCCTTTgtatctttaattttgtttttcactgtTCTGCTATATTGAATAAATGGATATAATTCTATACCCCCAAGCTAAAGTTTCCTACATACCTCCAAAGTCATATTAAATTAGGATAGACTTTAGTTTCAAGCTTGACAGCTTTTAAGAGCTTTTAGGTACTTGTGCTTTGCCCAACAATTTCTAATTTTCACAGTATGTGATAAATTCTGCTCAGGCGCTTTTGAATTTAGAAatgggtgactttttttttttttaagaaatgcttAAAGTATTTTAGCAAATATGCCATTTTTTGTTTATCGTTGGGTTTTTCAGTAACATTATTTGTATGACTGACACAATTACCTTTTTTGCCCAGAAGATGGTTATTTTCTccgagggtttttttttttttttaatcctagtgTAAACTGCTACCTTTATCAAAAAGGCAATAATTCTAAACATATGTTTCTGAAATTCATATGAACTTCTACTAATTATTAACATAATTTAGAATTCAGCAAGAGAACAAAAGTTTCTCAGGGAGTGGGTTTGGAGAGTGGGACTCAGAGAATGAGTTTGTCATTAAGTGGATGGAAATGAGTTCGTCCTTTAGAAGTTACTGTTCCCATTATTTTACTTTGATCTTTGATAAAGCATGTTTGTCACCAGTATTTTGAGTTCAGTGTTGAATGTTACTGTCTGTCTAGCTGATAATGATGCTTTATCACTGATATTCtgagaataaaattaatattaaactaTCTATATAGAAGGTAGATTCTATCTTTCATGACTCCACATGACCTGTAAGTGAATATACCGCCTATTATTGTGAGATGCATAGTATGTACTTTGGACTTGGCATGGATTATTAACATCTACCATTACTTTATTAATTTGTTGTAGGAGGGAATAACATACTTGTTTCTGGCATATGCCAGGTCCAGTCTTTCATCTTTGTTCTTAGTTCCTCCTGGGCAAATGCATACCAGTTTTCATCTTTATGGCCCAAAGTTAACTGATGAACTAATTAATTATGTTGTAAGTGAGGAGTGTAACAGATACAAATTATAGGTTGTActttgtagaattttaaaaagatgtatctATATTGACTTACAATAATTATTGCAATttgcatgttttatatatatgtgtgtgtgtaaaattttcttttttaatttttttttgtcaaagGAATAAGTCCCCCTGTCAGTGGAGGATGGGATACTTCAACATGGGGGTTAAAATCCAACACTGAACCTCAGAGTCAGCCAGTAGTCTCTCCTAAAGCAATTACAAAGCCAGTTCGGAGAACTGTGGTAGATGAATCTGAAAATTTCTTCAGTGCCTTTCTCTCTCCAACTGATGTCCAGACCATTCAGAAGAGTCCAGTGGTATCAAAACCACCAGCTAAATCACAGCGACCAGAAGAAGAAGTGAAAAGCACCTTACAGGAGTCCTTGCACACTGGACAGTCAAAaacaactgaagccactgagtCAAAAGTAAAGGACTCTCCTCCATGTGTATCCGAGGAAACTTCGGCAGTCAGTACTCTGTCACCTAAAACTGAGGATAAGCACGAAGAAACGGTTAATAAAGAATCTGATACGAAGGTGCCAACAGTGCATTTGAAAATATCTGAAAGTGTTATGAATGTGAAAACAACTAGGGAAAATGTATCTAATATGTCTACACAGCCTCTCACAGCAGAAACCAAGGACATGGCTTTGGAACCTAAGGAACAAAAACATGAAGACCGACAGAGCAAtacaccttctcctcctgttagTACCTTCTCGTCAGGTACTTCTACCACTAGTGATATTGAAGTTTTAGATCATGAAAGTGTAATAAGTGAGAGCTCAGCAAGTTCTAGACAAGAGAATACAGATTCAAAATCAAGCCTACACTTGATGCAGACATCCTTTCAGCTTCTCTCAGCATCTGCTTGTCCTGAATATAATCGTTTAGATGATTTCCAAAAACTCACTGAGAGTTGCTGCtcatctgatgcttttgaaagaaTAGACTCATTTAGTGTACAGTCATTAGATAGCCGTAGTGTCAGCGAAATCAATTCAGATGATGAACTGTCAGGCAAGGGATATGCTCTAGTACCTATTATACTTAATTCTTCAACTCCAAAGACCAAAACAATTGAATCTGTTGAAGGAAAACCTGCAGAAGCAAATGAAACATTAATTATGCccaatgaggaaacagaaatggaagaaagtggacGAAGTGCAACTCCTGTTAACTGCGAACAGCCTGATATCTTGGCATCAGTAAATGAAGGACATGCTGTCCTGGCTGAGGAGGCTGAGCAGCCTGAAGCTTCAAGTCAGCCAGAGGCACCTTCTGAGAAGGAAGATGTCTGTAAGGTAACTCTGAGAAATGGAAGAGGGTTTTTTGATATCTTCTTCAAAGATTAAatcattggtttatttttaatgttcagtGATGCCTAATGATTTGTCTTGATTAAAAAAGACAGGCCTTTTGCCATTTAAGTGTGGTGTTAAGGATCTTAAAGATGAAGAATTATTGATGTTATTTGAAATTTCTCCAGGGCAGCTATGGTAACATAAGTTGATATTTCAGTATAACTGAGCATAAAAAATCCCCATCATAGGCCTTTACTGTTGAGTTCTTATCACCTTAATATTGTCTTTTGCTATATATTCTTTGTTAGTTTGTAAAGGATTGTCTTATGTAAACAGATACCTTCAACTCCTTTGCAGATAGAGGAGCTCAAGCAAATCTAAATGTTACACAATTTTTCTTACACCAAACATTTTTTGCATGTTCATATTATTTATAGGGagatgttaaatgaaaaaatttgGTTTCAGATCATTGATGTTTTTGTGTTATTaattgcttcattttgttttcttgtttatatTGTTTCTGATATTTCCTATTGATAgctgttttaaatgaaaaagagaaatgtcCAAGGATCAAAGGTGTTGCTTAGGAATGACAAATTGCTTTTACCTAGTAGATAAaaaaacttcccaggtggtgctagtggtaaagaacccttttgccaatgcaggagaccgagagatgtgggttcagtccctgggtcaggaagatcccctagaaaagggcatggcaatccactccagtattcttgcctgaagaatcccatggacagaggagtctggcaggcaaaAGGAAAGTGGTGTAAATTTTTTGACATTAagtcacagttttgtttttttctatgatttttaGATACAGAAATTGACTCTAATCTGGCATCTTTAATAGACTCCTCTGAGATATAGGATATCTTGAAGAAATGTTCTCTAAGTATCATGTATTTGAATTATTTAATGTACAAAAAGTGCCAGATTCTGTTACCTAGGTTTAATATTTTTCACAAACAAAATGTCGTGCTCCAGCTAAAATAGCAGTTTGAATTCCTAGAAACAACACTCTTTATTATTAAGATATTTTTGAACCATTCTTAGGAGGTCAGTGATTTCTAAGTTCACCTAGACCTAAATCAGAttaggactttattttttagtataaaaGGCACTGTTCCTCATGCACAGGTGTATTACTGCTTCAGCAAGCCCTAAAGAATTAGATAGTCTGATCATCCCTTTTTGCTTGGCTTTATACtgatatattggagaaggaaatggcaacccacttcagagttcttgcctggagaatcccggggacgggggagcctggtgggcttccgtctgtggggtcgcacagagtcggacatgactgaagcaacttagcagcagcagtagcatactgATATATTCTGGAGATTTTAAAGTTATGTGCCTATGGATTTtctaaaattgctttttaaaaaaatatttatttattttatttgactatGCCAGGTTTTAGTTGTGCCATGCAgactcttcagttgcagcatgtgggatctagttccctggccagggatcgaacccaggccctttgCATtgagaacatggagtcttagccactggaccaccagggaagtccctaaagttacctttattttttaaatgcaatgtATCATGCTAAAAAGCTTACACATTAGGGTTAAAAAATAATGTGGAGAACCAAACACTTGTATGTCCACTACCCAGATAACGTAGAGAACATTAGTAGAGGCTTTGATCTTTTTTGATTGCGTCtaatttcctctcttcttttactgGACATGTCCACTCTTCCCtacatttttgttattataaactgCTATAAATGTTCTTATACAATTATGCAAGAGTTTTCTCCTCTGAGGTACacctaaaaatagaattttctgcATGAAAGGTTATATAGATTTTCACCTAGATATTGCTTGTTTTCCAAAGCATTTTACCAAACCACCAGCTATCCAGCTTTGTGGTTGTACTACTGATTTATACCATCCTACCCACTGTGTGTGAGTTCTTGCTGTTCTATGTCCACTGTGTTCTGtttttttataaattctttttatgAAATAATGCTGATTTATTATAGTGATTAGGTGACCTTTACAATGTTTACCTGCATGTAAAAATGATGTTTTAATGTTAAATGTTGGACTTTTGTGTATTCTTCTTATCCAGACAGTTGAATTTCTGAATGAGAAACTGGATAAAAGGGAAGCTCAGTTATTATCTCTTAGTAAAGAAAAAGCACTTCTAGAAGAAGCTTATGATAATCTGAAAGAGTAAGTACTTTACAAATATGagtaattttatacattttgtgGTGGCCCATGCACTTGGTTATTACTtaagcatgtttttaaaattgaaatattttatattttaacctaTTTATAATTACTGAAAATTGAATAGCATCTCAATTCTACCCTTAGAGATTACTTTTCTCCTCAAATTATCTTACTTTTTTACCAGTGGCACTGAAGAGAGGTGTTTtgtaaaacaaaaccagaaaaacttCTTCCCCTTTAGTTATTAGTAATCTTTTAGTATTAGAGATTTAAAAGGTATATTTAGGGAAAACTTagattacagtttaaaaaaatattgagcaTTGCATTGGTTTGCTTTAAGGAGAGTTGACACAAAATGTGACACAATAAGATTCAAAAATAACAAGCtttatctttttctaatttttgcgCATCAAATATTGGTGACATTTTCAATTTCTAATGAGTTttcttgaaatgttttaaaataaattaaggagGTAGTTTTCTTCTTAAAGTTAACACTCCTCAAATTAATCTATTTTAATAAGGTGCATGTTGAAGAGAATgttgttattttggggggcaaaCTGAACTCAACTTtggaatatataaacaaatattttcagtcttagcattgttttaaatttagtGAAATGatcagagtgaaagaagagagcagcAGCATTTCTTCCTTGAAAGATGAGTTTACGCAAAGAATTGCAGAAGCGGAAAAGAAAGTTCAGCTAGCCTGCAAAGAGAGAGATGCTGCTAAAAAGGTAATGgaagtttaaaataatattactcTAACTCTATAGAGACATATATTTTTGAGGAGTGCATTAATAATATTTTGGTGTTGGGAAAAAAGTAAGATTAAAAGACTCATTAAAAGATTAACATCCATGGAGTATATTAACACTTAGATTTTCCAATACCTTTAGAATTTCAGATttttgatactttaaaaaaaattaagcaattatTTGTTTGTATACTTTGTGTGTAAAGTCCTTGCAAGGTATGTAGCAAGGatctttagaataatttttataaattagaatTCCATCAAAATAAATAACACTTAAATCTAAATGGTACTCtatcaattttaaaagttatcattattctcatttgttattttcacttccacttcgaacacacacacacacacacacacacacacacacactcgttcaggttgaagttcagttcagtcgctcagtcgtgtccgactcagactcttgtccatcgaatcagtgatgccatccagccatctcatcctctgtcgtcccattctcctcctgcccccagtccctcccagcatgagactctttttcaatgagtcaactcttcgcatgaggtggccaaagtactggagcttcagctttagcatcattccttccaaagaaatcccagggttgatctcctttagaatggactggttggatctccttgcagtccaagggaccgtgaagagtcttctccaacaccacagttcaaaagcatcagttcttaggcgctcagccttcttcatagtccaagtctcacatccatacatgaccacaggaaaaaccatggtcttgattggacggaccttagtcagcaaagtaatgtctctgctttcgaatatactatctaggttgatcataacttttcttccaaggagtaagcgtcttttaatttcatggctgcagtcgccatctgcagtgattttggagcccagtggaaacagtttccccatctatttctcatgaagtgatgggactggatgccatgatcttggttttctgaatgttgagctttaagccaactttttcctctcctctttcactttcagcaagaggctttttagttcctcttcactttctgccataagggtggtgtcatctgcatatctgaggttattgatatttctcctggcagtcttgattccagcttgtgtttcttccagtccagcgtttttcatgatgtactctgcatagaagttaaataagcagggtaacaatatacagccttgacgtactccttttcctatttggaaccagtgtggtgttccatgtccagttctaactgttgcttcctgacctgcatacagatttcttaagaggcaggttaggtggtgtggtattcccatctttctcagaattttccacagtttgtcatgatccacccagtcaaaggctttggcatagtcaataaagcagaaatagatgtttttctggaactctcttgctttttccatgatccagtggatgttggcaatttgatctctagttcctctgccttttctaaaaccagcttgaacatcagggagttcatggttcatgtattgctgaagcctggcttggagaattttgagcattacttgactagcatgtgagatgagtgcaattgtgcggtagtctgagcattctttggcattgcctttctttggaattggaatgaaaactgaccttttccagtcctgtggccactgctgagttttcgaaatttgctggcatattgagtgcagcactttcacagcatcatctttcaggatttgaaatagctcaactggtattccatcacctccactagctttgttcatagtgatgctttctaaggcccacttgacttcacattccaagatgtctggctccagattagtgatcacatcatcatgattatctgggtcgtgaagatcttttttgtacagttcttccgtgtattcttgccacctcttcttaatatcttctgcttctgttaggtccataccatttctgtcctttatcgagcccttctttgcgtgaaatgttcccttggtatctctgattttcttaaagagagctctagtctttcccattctgttcttttcctctatttatttgcaatgatcgctgaggaaggctttcttatctctccttgctattctttggaactctgcattcagatgcttatatctttccttttctcctttgctcttcgcctctcttcttttcacagttatttgtaaggcctccccagacagccattttgcgtttttgcatttcttttccatggggatggtcttgatccctgtctcctgtacaatatcacgaacctcattccatcaggcactcttatcgatcagatctaggcccttaaatctatttctcacttccactgtataatcataagggatttgatttaggtcatacctgaatggtctagtggttttccctattttcttcaatttgagtctgtatttggtaataaggagttcatgatctgagccacagtcagctcctggtcttgtttttgttgactttatagagcttctccatctttggctgcaaagaatataatcagtctgattttggtgttgaccatctggtgatgtccatgtgtagagtcttctcttgtgttgttggaag contains:
- the TMF1 gene encoding TATA element modulatory factor isoform X2, translating into MSWFNASQLSSFAKQALSQAQKSIDRVLDIQEEEPSAWAETIPYGEPGISPPVSGGWDTSTWGLKSNTEPQSQPVVSPKAITKPVRRTVVDESENFFSAFLSPTDVQTIQKSPVVSKPPAKSQRPEEEVKSTLQESLHTGQSKTTEATESKVKDSPPCVSEETSAVSTLSPKTEDKHEETVNKESDTKVPTVHLKISESVMNVKTTRENVSNMSTQPLTAETKDMALEPKEQKHEDRQSNTPSPPVSTFSSGTSTTSDIEVLDHESVISESSASSRQENTDSKSSLHLMQTSFQLLSASACPEYNRLDDFQKLTESCCSSDAFERIDSFSVQSLDSRSVSEINSDDELSGKGYALVPIILNSSTPKTKTIESVEGKPAEANETLIMPNEETEMEESGRSATPVNCEQPDILASVNEGHAVLAEEAEQPEASSQPEAPSEKEDVCKTVEFLNEKLDKREAQLLSLSKEKALLEEAYDNLKDEMIRVKEESSSISSLKDEFTQRIAEAEKKVQLACKERDAAKKEIKSIKEELATRLNSSETADLLKEKDEQIRGLMEEGEKLSKQQLHNSNIIKKLRTKDKENENIIAKLNKKVQELEEELQHLKQVLDGKEEVEKQHRENIKKLNSVVERQEKDLGRLQVDINELEEKNRSIQAALDSAYKELTDLHKANAAKDSEAQEAALSREMRAKEELSAALEKAQEESRQQQETLAIQVGDLRLALQRAEQTAARKEDYLRHEISELQQRLQEAENRNQELSQSVSSTTRPLLRQIENLQATLGSQTSSWEKLEKNLSDRLGESQTLLAAAVERERAATEELLANKIQMSSMESQNSLLRQENSRFQAQLESEKNRLRKLEDENNRYQVELENLKDEYVRTLEETRKEKTLLNSQLEMEKMKVEQERKKAIFTQEAVKEKERKPFSVSSTPTISRSSSISGVDMAGLQTSFLSQDEPHDHSFGPMSMSANGSNLYDAVRMGAGSSIIENLQSQLKLREGEISHLQIHFIDKLLQHPL